CGCCCAGTCCCACGGGATACCTGCACGTGGGCGGTGCCCGCACCGCCCTGTTCAACTGGCTGTACGCCCGCAAGACCGGCGGCAAGTTCGTCCTGCGCATCGAGGACACCGACCGCGAACGGAGCACCGAGGAGGCCTACGCCGCCATCCTGCGCGGCATGGAGTGGCTGGGGCTGGACTGGGACGAGGGACCGGGCGTCGGCGGCGATCACGGGCCCTACCTGCAGTCGGAGCGTCTGGACCTCTACCGCGAGACCGCGGCGACGCTGCGCGACACGGGCGTCGTCTATCCCTGCTACTGCACCACCGAGGAGATCCAGGCCCGCAACGTGGCGAGGGGGGAGGAGACCAGCGCCGGCTACGACGGTTTCTGCCGCGAATTGACCGGCGGGCAGCGAAGCGGTTTCGAGGCGGCGGGGCGCGCGCCGAGCTGGCGCCTGCGCACGCCGGACGACGGCGTCACCTTCTGGTACGACATCGTCTACGACAGGCGCGAGTTCCCCAACGCGTCGTTGACCGACCGCGTGGTCGTCAAGCAGGACGGCTATCCGACCTACAACTTCGCCGTGGTGGCCGACGACCACCTGATGGGCATCTCCCACTGCCTGCGCGGCGACGACCACGTGAGCAACACGCCTTTCCAGCTCCAGGTCTACGCCGCGCTCGGCTGGGACGCGCCCAAATTCGGTCACATGCCCATGATCCTCGGTCCCGACCGCAAGCGTCTGAGCAAGCGCCACGGCGCCACCAGCGTGGAGGAGTTCGCGCACCAGGGCATCCTGCCCGACGCCATGATC
Above is a genomic segment from bacterium containing:
- a CDS encoding glutamate--tRNA ligase, which encodes MSEQKEIRVRFAPSPTGYLHVGGARTALFNWLYARKTGGKFVLRIEDTDRERSTEEAYAAILRGMEWLGLDWDEGPGVGGDHGPYLQSERLDLYRETAATLRDTGVVYPCYCTTEEIQARNVARGEETSAGYDGFCRELTGGQRSGFEAAGRAPSWRLRTPDDGVTFWYDIVYDRREFPNASLTDRVVVKQDGYPTYNFAVVADDHLMGISHCLRGDDHVSNTPFQLQVYAALGWDAPKFGHMPMILGPDRKRLSKRHGATSVEEFAHQGILPDAMINYLALLGWSPGGAGDEVLSRSELIKKFSLKKVNSSPAGFDYDKLNHINAQHLKRLDPPQRLALTLPLLEERGWTVDPAWHVPAPDTRGYLNLVLKTLGGRFSNLLRVPEQIGFFFAEDYPLDPEAVAQHLHTDAARDRLGKLAGACARDLSSDRPVPQEDFERVVRATAESSALEAGDLIHPCRVALTGQTRSAGIFEVMWLIGAPRVIARLRRAAGAG